atgtAAAATGTCTATCATGTTCCTTGtctaaaattatataaaaatatgaatttatattatttaaatttgattgagCTCGATTAAATAAGATTGATTTGATCAGGTCTGAGTATGAATGAGGCCAAAAAATTTGAGTTCAAGATAAGATTGAATTTGAGCGTGCTCGAATTGAATTTAACCTTATTAACTCAACTCGACTTGATTGCATCAATAAACTACggttactaatttttttttttttaaaataagttAATAAAATCGTAAACAAATTCAAATTAAACTTTTCTCGATTCGATTGCACCAATAAATCATGAAGTGATAAACTACAGCtacgaaaaatttaaaaaaatgcagACAAATTCAAATTAGACTCTTCTAGTCGATCGCACCAAAAAAATTTGCTGACAAATTCAAATGAGACTCCTCCACACTTCTACTAGAACAGAATAGTACCGACTAAAGCGCACGTCCATATAAATTGGTCGACTTGCTCCGTGGACATCATCATCAGAATTCATTTCATCGTCTCTCTTCCTGGCCGCACTTCACAGCTGCTCATCCCTCCCACTCCAACGCACCATAATCCGCACTGAACGTCGTCGTTCACTACCACACAACTCAAAAACCaaaagccatcatccatgggtGGAGAGGAGAAAGATATTGACGATCTCCCGAAGAACGCAGCCAACTATACAGCTTTGACTCCACTGGTGTTCCTGCAAAGAGCTGCTTTGGTTCATCCCGATCGTACATCCATCATCCACGGCTCCAATCGTTACAACTGGCTCCAGACTTACCAACGCTGCCGCCGATTAGCCTCCGCTCTCGCTAAGCGTTCCGTCACCTTCGGTAGCACTGTAATTTCACTATTCCTCCTCACCATTTCCGTTTGTTTTCCTTCCTTTTGGTTATTATTCAGTTGCTGattcctttttatatttttcatgcaacttttggttgttttttttgTGGTATTGTTGGTGGGGGGTGGGGGGAATTGAAAGAATAATGGAATGATTAGCTGGCTTGAGCTTGGTGATCATCGTAGGCAATGTTGGAATGTCGACTTATGCATATACATTCACCAATTATTTTGTCATTAAACACTGATTCAATTttcatttgtttccttgatatttCTTTTGGGGGTTTTGAAATTAATCTACTTCCTGGTTCGCATGTGTAATCAAATTTGTTGATACTGTTTCAttgcaattgaagaaggatttttttaaaatcaccTTAGCTTATTCAGAGCTGAATTAATTTGTCTAACTTAAATAAAGTTCTAAGATACTGTTGAgttgctttatttttttttttcttgaaactaATTTTCATATTGAATCTAGACTTCCATCAAATTGGGATTTCTGGTCCAAATATGTGGCGCACTTTTTAAAGTGGTCCAATCGTTATTTGTATAATTCAAGCAAATTCTTGGAATTTAAAAAGTGGGAGGTGGTTTGGCTTTAATATGTTCATTTGAGGTAGAGCGTGCTAAACAACGTATATTAGGCGGTAAAATACTCAAAATAAGTTTGTTTGCATCTGTAATAAAGAATATGTTTCTGAGAGTTGGTAAGATTTGGGTTCTGTTGTTTGTTGCCTCTTTCAAAATGTAGAAGGTCATTTAATTATTTCACTATAAAATCTTATCAAAACGATAACGCTGTCTGACTCATTTTCTATGATTAAGATTTAAAGACATCTTTAAAATTGCAGTAGGTTGAATGTTTACTTTTAGAACATTACGCTTCAATTTTAGCTTTTACCATTTAGAACGAATGACCCTTCAGTTTTTTCATGTTGtcagttttcctttcttttctcattgCTGTGTATTACTATCAAATGGAACTTCAGTGCATGGAGATAAGAAATTGAAAGTGGATTAAGAGTTTTAAGAACATGTGCCCTGTATTTCTGTAGATGAGTGAAATATGATATACAATGAATTGATTTTTTAGTTCTCTTCATTGTGTTTGGAAGATAAGTGTCCATTTGAATGGAGAGAACGGAGAAGAAGTGAGAGAAattgttttgtcttgtttcaTTTGTTGGTTTATTGAGGTGTGTAatcaagaaagaaaggaaaagctgaATGCAGTACAAAATCTGCTATGCGAAGCAATGTGGAGCTGACTTTGCTTTACTAAACCAATTATCTGACTTTGCATTACTAAACCAATTATCTGACAAATGCGCTAAAAGCTACATatacattagaaaaattccTTCTTTCCTTTGCTACTCTAGTACAATCTTTCCTACTTGCAAAGCATAATAGAGTAAaatatttttgaagtttttcgTTGGTCTCCTATGTTCCCATGAATTGGAATTACAATATATCTAAGTATAGAACGCAGATTAAATCAGACGTGGGAAATGAATTTACTGACAAACTCTAGAGTCAGGGACATATTCATGTGCCAAAACGCTAGTCCTGGAAACAGAAGAAGCTGCTCACGCATTATGAAGCTTCCAACTACAATGAATGAAGAATAAAGGAATTTTTTTGCCCCTTGATCAAAAGAACCAATCTCTAACTATGTGAAATTAAAACAGGGGATCAATATGGAATTAATTCAGGAATAGAAAAATTAAGTATGGATTTGTTGTTCATCAAATTGGAGCTTGATCTTGTACCTCAGTTTTTGGAGTTGATGGTACACTTCCACTAATTATCGTATACTGATACTCAAAAGCAGGTTGCAGTAATTGCACCAAATGTGCCGGCAATGTATGAAGCACATTTTGGGGTTCCAATGGCCGGAGCTGTTCTGAATGCTGTCAATATCCGTCTAAATGCACAGACTATTGCATTTCTTCTGGGGCACTCGGCATCTGCTGTTATAATGGTTGACCAAGAATATTTCTCCCTGGCTGAGGAAGCTTTAAAAATTTTGGCTGAGACGAGCAAAGGCAACTTTAGACCCCCTCTTCTTATTGTTATTGCAGATAAAACCTGTGATTCAAGGTCGCTCCAGCATGCTCTTTCAAAAGGAGCAATGGAATATGAGAAATTTCTGGAAACTGGTGATCCAAACTTCGCATGGAAACCACCACAAGATGAGTGGCAAAGCATTGCTCTTGGTTATACTTCTGGCACAACAGCGAGTCCTAAGGGAGTGGTGCTCCATCATCGAGGTGCATATCTTATGGCTCTCAGTAATCCTGTTATATGGGGCATGAAAGAAGGGGCGGTTTATCTTTGGACTCTACCTATGTTTCATTGTAATGGTTGGTGTTTTGCTTGGTCACTAGCTGCTATTTGTGGGACAAGTGTATGCCTTAGACAGGTATCTTTCTGcgatagtgatttttttttttttttggttgtgaaTCGGTTATTTCTTGTAGAGGATGGATGCATACAATTTCCTATGATGTGCTGCTACTGGCAGTCCCTCTTCTTGGTTTGACTCACCATTCCCATACTTTGGCTTACTTGATAATGAATCTTAGGAAGTTAATTCTTTAATGACAAGTCTAAGCACACTGTAGAACATGGTAATGGTTTTATGTTTTGCACTAGATTAGTTTTATTTGATTGTCCCTGGCTCTGGATTATGATTTAGCCTTCAGATATGATGAATCAATTGCAAAACCAGATAATATCAATTTGTACTAAAAACTCATATTTCATgtaaaagtttgtttatacagccTTTTCTAACAAGTCATATGCTGATTTCTTCTGTAACTTGCCCTGTGGCTTAACTGGGCTTAAATTGCTTGATCATCTTTACTAAATCTTTTGTGATTTTGTCTTCTAAGGTAACGGCAAAGGCAGTGTATTCAGCCATAGCCAATCTTGGAGTAACCCATTTCTGTGCTGCTCCGGTGGTGCTCAATACAATTGTGAATGCTCCAAAAGAAGAGACGATCCTTCCTCTCCCTCGTGTTGTGCATGTGATGACTGCTGGTGCTGCTCCGCCACCTTCTCTTCTGTCTGCAATGTCGCAAAGAGGATTTCGTGTTACGCACACTTATGGCCTATCTGAAACCTATGGCCCTTCCACCATATGTGTGTGGAAACCTGAATGGGATCTGCTGCCCCCTGAAAACCAAGCGCGATTAAATGCTAGACAGGGTGTGCCATACGTTGCTTTGGAAGGCTTGGATGTTGTCAACACGAATAATATGATGCCTGTCCCTGCTGATGGAACCACAGTGGGAGAAATTGTTTTTAGAGGTAATGTCGTGATGAAGGGATATTTGAAGAACCCCAAAGCCAATCAGGAGGCTTTTGCAAATGGTTATTTTCATTCTGGTGATCTTGCTGTTAAACATCCAGATGGTTACATTGAAATTAAGGACAGATCAAAGGATATCATTATATCTGGAGGTGAAAATATTAGTAGTGTAGAAGTAGAGAATATTCTGTACCAACATCCTGCAGTATTGGAAGTTTCAGTGGTTGCAAGACCAGATGAACGATGGGGGGAGTCACCTTGTGCGTTTGTCACGTTAAAGGGGGAAGCTGAGAAATCTGACCAACAGCGCTTGGCAGAAGATATAATGAATTTCAGTCGTTCCAAGATGCCAGCATATTGGGTCCCAAAATCTGTGGTATTTGGACCATTGCCAAAGACTGCAACCGGAAAAATTCAGAAACACTTGTTGAGGGCCAAGGCAAAGGAGATGGGGCCAGTGAAGAAGAGTCGCTTATGAGCAATTAGGCTAAATGAAACGCCTTCCGgatgctgtttttctttttctttttctttttcttttaaaataaaatgctacCTCACCAGTGTCTCCGACTTCTCTCTCGTCTTTCTAAAGCTGTGAACCTTACTTTGTTATAGCCTTGGGAACCACGATGCATTACATTAAAATCGTTTCATATTCATGTTCGTGTGACTTCAGCCAGCTTGCTTCATGCTCACCATTTCAAGTATTCTTGTGAAAAGTTATGTGGCGCTGGTACAAAAGAAAATAGAATAAAAGGTTATCAGTTAGTGTTACCATTGTATGCTCAAGTATGTGCACCTCGGTGCAACTTCACTATTTCAGAAGAGGTTTGTTTGTGATCCATAATCTTTCATACGAGAGTCAAGAGACAAGCGTTCTTGAAACTGATGATTGAGATGAAGCGAGATGCCCACCATTCAATTATTCATCTTCAGCTGGGctgaaaaaatcccaataataAGGCACGACAGAATTGGACGCAGCTTGGAGTTGGAACATTGTATGCACACACGAGTTTCTATCTGTAAACAATTGATGATGGGACAGCTTAAACAGGCCAAGACCAGATCATTATTCATCAACGAAAAAATACTCACGGCCTGTGGGGGATGCGGAAGATAAGAAGCATGATGATGCACAGATTTGTTGGCAACGCCTATCTgctgtatgtatatatatctgTCATTTGTTATGTTCATCTTTCATGCCGAGGATAAGAATGTTGAATACACTCGTAGTGTATCAATCAGGATCAGCATTCATCCCATTCCACTGTTACAGCCTGGAGGGAAAATATATATAGGGAtaggtttctaataatttcacttgattcccctaaggtttcaaaaattacacctacctcccTTGTCCATTTAAAACGACAATACTAAccttaatatttttaataaaactcTCTTGTTGACGTGTTTATGCAAAGGAtggattttatatatttttttaccatcttccttcttatttatttctcttatatttcattAGAAGTATAGAAAAACTATCAATGTTGTCCCTAATATTTATTCAAATTATGTTAAActagtaatatttttttgataacttttaatattctgcaatttttttggTAGCTCTTTTTTTTAGTATCAAAATTAAGGATAAGTCAACAATAAGTAAAAACAAATGGTCCAAAATCACTACCAAATTATGATAGTTCCACCACTAAACTAGTccataaattttcattaaaaaaatagtccataaactttaaaagaaacaaaatagcaCTCTCTATCTTAAAAAGAATTTATATTCCCAATAAAACACTATGAAAAATACTTTATTATTGCAAAAGAtttattgttatagttgattatCAAAATAACAATTATAAGCATGAAAACTTGACACTCGTTTTGTTTAGAAGAACAAATTAAACTTTGTAAGATAAGGGCATTTTAGGGTATTCATTAAACTTTTTACTCTATTTTAAAGTTTGGTTACCAAAGTGTCAAATCAAGAGGATAAGTGTAATTTTCAAAACATCAAAGCTACTAAGTGAAATAgtaagaaacctcaagggaggtttatgaaattatccaatatatatatatatatatatatatatatatatatatatatcatccaTTCGCaaacaagtaaataaatataaaacaaacCAAAAGTATTTCATTAATTCACTCCAAGAATATATGGAAGAGCATAGACCTTACATGTCTCCTCCATCATTTCATTTCTTGCGTGCAATAGtaagaaattttttgtttttttggggaatttttattCCTGGTTTGGGTTTTCTAGATTCTCATCCGGAGTTTGTGGATTTATTTCAACTGAATGGACGAGTGGGACCTCATGGTTTTGGATCAAGTTAGGCCTGCTGCTTggtccacaaaaaaaaaaaaaaaacagagagtcCAACAAATACGTTTCTTATTGAGTAGTGTTCTTGGTCACATTCCATGTCCATGCACAAGCCGCAACAAAGAAAGTCATTACATTACAAACGTAAGATGGGAGACGCCGGGTAGCCATGGAAGAAAGACCGGGGGATTGGCTGGCTACTGGGAAAGCAAGCAAAGCTACTAGAAGAAGATTAATCACTTTTTGAAGTTTCAGGTTGAGAAGACTAAGCAATCTTACAAAATTCATATATTCTCGAAGCCCCTAATTAAATGCATCTGTCAAGACTAAACTCTGTGCTTATCCAAATTGCTATCACAATTAAACCTATCTATCATTCTATCCATTGCAtttaaaaaagggttttacgAACAACTGAAAAAGGTATCGTATCGGGTTATTAGTTGATCAACAAGGACATCTACGTTATAATCCCGTGAATTAACAATGACCAACAGTAAAAATTTTTAAcataaaggggaaaaaaaaagaaaatagattGAAATAGTGGTCAAGATATGATCATCTTTCACCTCCTCAAGAAGATTAGCTTTAATTTCTTATACTATTTTTATAACCTAACACCAGCAACACATTCCTTTCACAGCCAATATAGAAAAAGCTATCAGAGGATTAATTTTCTTCATCGTCTTGCGTAGCTGTGGGGGCCTGCACCGATGTGCATGGTTGCTTTGTCGTGCCCCAGTGACCAAAAGAGTTGGAATCgaaagaaaaaatagcaaaGCAAAATAGGAGGACCTCAAAAGTATCAGGACCCACAAAGGTTATCCAATTGGTGAATGCAGAGTGCAAGTTTCAACATTGTGGACAATCGCACAGCTGGTGAGGAACGAGGTTGTAATATCAAGGATGGGACATATATggtccagaaaaaaaaaaacgaacgGATTGCGCTATTCTCTGGCATTGGCTAATTATACTAAAAGCGAAGGAAGGTCGTTATGCATTTGGCTTTAAACATACTCCAAATGGTTATTATTATGCAGTACTTATGCTTCCAAGTTCGATGACGATCTGTCTATATGGGGCCGTTGGAATGAATTCATGCATGGATCACTGGGTCTAAAGtctaattttttcttcttctttttttcccccttttttctaggaaaaaaaaagttggaaaagaaatttgctccTCTATATTTTCTGTGCAAATTAATGGAAAATGAATGCCATGGATTGAGTTGAATGACAGACTTTTTGCAACTTTCTTCTTCTGGGGTCGAAAATGAATGCAAGCAAGTCAGCACGTCCAAATAAATAAGGTGAAGTTTCTTGCGCAAAGACATTTATGTACTGTATACAAGATCAGTTAACTCCAGCCCccgttttctttcattttccccTCAGGTCTCGTTTCAAGAATTCCCTCCTAAAGGGAAGGGAACCAGCAAGAGCAGTGCATCAAAACCTGGCCATTTTAATTTGTTCTTTCATTCCTATTAGTCTACATTGACAGCTaaattcaagggaggtttctgaaattatcccttaattaATTGAAGTGCGTGCATACGCAAACGCAAACACACACGCACTCTCACACACCAACAAAAGTCAATAAATGTTTTATTACGCCTGCGACAGGACAAACCTCACGTTTTTACCATTAGCAGGAATATTGATCGATCACGGGGCGAGGTATCATCACGAGGGCTCCATCCCTATTCTTTCTATACGCCCACGGATTTCTTTCTTCTGGTTTTTGTGTATATACGCATATTTCTTTCTTCAAGATCTCAAATCAAATGCTCGTTCCAGCCTGATTCTTGTTAATAATTCAATGAATAACTAAAAGAAGAGATGAATGAATAGGTGGGACGTTTGACCAAACGCAATTAATGTTTGCATTCTACATCCTTTACATGTCGACACAGTATCACGGCATATCATTCATTTGTCTCGATTTTTCAGTCAAAATAGGTTAGATGTGATAAATGCGATTAGTCTGCAATTATAGGCTTCAATTAGCTCATCATCTATTGATGCATAGTCCATACCAGGCAAAGCCCTTGTAATTAAGTCCCACTCTTGTGCCAATCAAACTGTCCATatcaatccttttttttttttttaaagctgtCATCAAGAAAATAGACAAATAGAGATGTATCCTTTTTCAAGGTGCAACCAATAATTATATTAATTACTTGCTTATCATATCCTATATTGAGATAATTAATCCCTCAAGGCACGATCAGTATCGATCTACATCAGGGCGATGTGACGCCCCCTACTTCCTGATTATGAATGCAAAATGTGGTCCTCCCAAACTTATCACAGAAACGTATGAGAACTTGGAATCTTTATACACCCGCGTTGCGAATGGCTTTAATTAACTTACTGCTAATAGCTTTGTTTGTTAGTTACTCACTTACTCCCTTACTTGCAAACTTTGCGTCGGTGGTACCCTCTCATAACAACTTTAGCACTAAAATGAAATACACGAAGCACAAACGGGAAAACAGATCAATATGGAATAAAAAGAAGTTTGCTACCTAACTTCATTTGCCGAAGGctatttgattcttttttttttttttttcctttttcccctaATTTTGGATGGCGATTAATCCcatatgaaaattttatatgACCATCAATTTAGGTGTTTCGTCATGGTCAATTCTGAATTACTTCTTGCCTGCTAAGTTCATTAATTAGTATCGAAGAGGGAGCAATGaagatttgaatttaaaatctctaaattttaattttaaccaTTAGACAAAAACGTCGTCGACATCTTAGCCGTTTGTTTATGTAACTTTGTAAATGGCCaagacaacaacaacaaaaaaaaatcctatataTTCACTAACGATGCCCTTCCCAACTATCTTAATTGAAATACCTTAATATTCATATAGGTTTATCATCAATATTCCGTACTTAGACTTTATAAGTAtctcttatttacttttgacaTTAGCAAATTGTCATTGCGAGCCAcgtgaagggaaaaaaaaagtattgcTAATGTCATTGGGTTCAAACCTTGGCTCCTACCAATTGCCACAATATGTGGGCTCGTTGAACAAAATTCAAATGAGTGCGTGGTACACCAGCATGGTCCGGTAGTGGTTCAGTTCCCTTTGGATTACCCCTGGATCTCTTCAGGTCCCCCTTCTCCTAGTATATAATGGTGTAGGTCTATCgtattcgaaaaaaaaaaaaaaagttataaagCATTTCAGTCACTGTGCACGTATATATCTGAAATGCGTTGCATGGAGGAGGATAGATTTCCAATTTCATGCAAAATTGCAAATTGCGTGTTTTACTATCTCACTCCCACGAACTCATCACTCATCACCAAACAATAGTCTTTGCATCTTTCTTTCCCATTCCTTGCTCTCTCTTGGAAGGGAGGGGGGAGGGATGGATGAATTTAAGAATTAAGGACGTGGAAATCCAATCACGAAGCTTGTTATTCCAATTTCCACGTCACGATAGCCGCCATTTTAACTCCACTTTTCTCTATATATACACTTCGCTCTCAGTCCATCCCCTTCACATACGaaaaaacaaaccaaataaCAGTAACATGGCTCAAAGCCAACGGAAATGCTTCTCATTTCCCATCATTTTCCTTCTCATTTTCCTATCGTCTTATACGGGAGGAGAATCACGTCCACCATTCGCATGCGACCCCAACAATGCATTGTCCAAAACCTTCCCCTTCTGTAGCGTTTCTCTTCATATAAGAGATAGGGTTAAAGATTTGCTGGGACGATTGACATTGCAGGAAAAAATAAGATTGCTAGTAAACAATGCTGCACCGGTGGAGAGGTTAGGTATCAAGGGCTACGAATGGTGGTCGGAGGCGCTTCATGGGGTGGCTAGATCACCCGGAGTCCATTTTGGAGGTGAATTCCCCGGTGCAACGAGCTTCCCTCAAGTTATCACCACCGCCGCCTCATTCAATGCTTCCTTGTGGGAACAAATTGGCCGGGTATGGCATTTTTCGTTGTCTTCCATCTCCGGTTTTTAAATTACTTTCTTTAAATTTCTAAGTCTGATCATGACGTAGTATATCATAATAGTTTGATTACTCTAGGCAAGCCCTGATGCTGCTGATAGCGTAATACGATTTGGACCTATAACTACTGCACTGCATGTCACCTGTACAACACGAACTCTGTAAAAATATGCTtgcttaatttttctttttcttatggCCGACACAAAACACATTA
This region of Coffea arabica cultivar ET-39 chromosome 3c, Coffea Arabica ET-39 HiFi, whole genome shotgun sequence genomic DNA includes:
- the LOC113733894 gene encoding acetate--CoA ligase CCL3 isoform X2, encoding MGGEEKDIDDLPKNAANYTALTPLVFLQRAALVHPDRTSIIHGSNRYNWLQTYQRCRRLASALAKRSVTFGSTVAVIAPNVPAMYEAHFGVPMAGAVLNAVNIRLNAQTIAFLLGHSASAVIMVDQEYFSLAEEALKILAETSKGNFRPPLLIVIADKTCDSRSLQHALSKGAMEYEKFLETGDPNFAWKPPQDEWQSIALGYTSGTTASPKGVVLHHRGAYLMALSNPVIWGMKEGAVYLWTLPMFHCNGWCFAWSLAAICGTSVCLRQVTAKAVYSAIANLGVTHFCAAPVVLNTIVNAPKEETILPLPRVVHVMTAGAAPPPSLLSAMSQRGFRVTHTYGLSETYGPSTICVWKPEWDLLPPENQARLNARQGVPYVALEGLDVVNTNNMMPVPADGTTVGEIVFRGNVVMKGYLKNPKANQEAFANGYFHSGDLAVKHPDGYIEIKDRSKDIIISGGENISSVEVENILYQHPAVLEVSVVARPDERWGESPCAFVTLKGEAEKSDQQRLAEDIMNFSRSKMPAYWVPKSVVFGPLPKTATGKIQKHLLRAKAKEMGPVKKSRL
- the LOC113733894 gene encoding acetate--CoA ligase CCL3 isoform X1 is translated as MGGEEKDIDDLPKNAANYTALTPLVFLQRAALVHPDRTSIIHGSNRYNWLQTYQRCRRLASALAKRSVTFGSTQVAVIAPNVPAMYEAHFGVPMAGAVLNAVNIRLNAQTIAFLLGHSASAVIMVDQEYFSLAEEALKILAETSKGNFRPPLLIVIADKTCDSRSLQHALSKGAMEYEKFLETGDPNFAWKPPQDEWQSIALGYTSGTTASPKGVVLHHRGAYLMALSNPVIWGMKEGAVYLWTLPMFHCNGWCFAWSLAAICGTSVCLRQVTAKAVYSAIANLGVTHFCAAPVVLNTIVNAPKEETILPLPRVVHVMTAGAAPPPSLLSAMSQRGFRVTHTYGLSETYGPSTICVWKPEWDLLPPENQARLNARQGVPYVALEGLDVVNTNNMMPVPADGTTVGEIVFRGNVVMKGYLKNPKANQEAFANGYFHSGDLAVKHPDGYIEIKDRSKDIIISGGENISSVEVENILYQHPAVLEVSVVARPDERWGESPCAFVTLKGEAEKSDQQRLAEDIMNFSRSKMPAYWVPKSVVFGPLPKTATGKIQKHLLRAKAKEMGPVKKSRL